From a single Pseudomonas serboccidentalis genomic region:
- a CDS encoding ATP-binding protein has product MLPTSRTLRLSLYTLLIIAGAAIAATLAIRHAERQALEEDATRASQQLALYANSLHTLIDRYRALPAVLALDPQLRGALAGPVDAEQQNALNLKLEKINGAAQSSTLELLDRTGLAVAASNWRLPSSYVGHNYGFRPYFSQTRTQGTGRFYAVGVTSGIPGYFLSSAVLGDNDEFLGAMVVKLEFPELEREWSQGSDTLLVSDARGIIFIANQPGWRYRSLRPLDSRDMAEIKRTRQYDKQSLSPLTHLSLRHFDDNSDLRRVEGPQGTADYLWESLPLTAEGWTLHLLRRPQVAFEDLRNAGLAAAGVWLALVFLLLFLNQRWRLAKVRQRNRAELEQLVEERTRDLRTAQDGLVQSAKLAALGQMSAALAHEINQPLTAQRMQLATLRLLLDHGRVDDAYKALKPVDDMLTRMASLTGHLKTFARKSPSGLRERLDLATVVDQSLQLLDARLRDEQISLVLHLTRPAWVRGDAIRLEQVLINLLRNALDAMQGKPCKRLEIRLEVDEQLWRLSVIDNGGGIAQEHLNQVFDPFFTTKPVGDGLGLGLAVSFAIVHESGGRLSAENGESGAVFTLTLPIDLEAHI; this is encoded by the coding sequence ATGCTGCCGACTTCCCGTACCCTGCGTCTGTCGCTGTACACCCTGCTGATCATCGCCGGTGCGGCCATCGCCGCCACCCTTGCCATCCGCCACGCCGAACGTCAGGCGCTGGAGGAAGACGCCACCCGCGCCAGCCAGCAATTGGCGCTGTATGCCAACTCCCTGCACACCCTGATCGACCGCTATCGCGCCCTGCCCGCCGTGCTGGCGCTGGACCCGCAATTGCGCGGGGCGCTGGCCGGGCCGGTCGATGCCGAACAGCAGAACGCGCTGAATCTGAAACTGGAAAAGATCAACGGCGCGGCGCAGTCCTCGACCCTCGAACTGCTCGATCGTACCGGCCTCGCGGTGGCGGCGAGCAACTGGCGTCTGCCCAGCAGTTATGTCGGCCACAATTACGGTTTTCGCCCGTACTTCAGTCAGACCCGCACCCAGGGCACCGGACGTTTTTATGCGGTGGGCGTGACCAGTGGCATCCCCGGTTATTTTCTGTCCAGTGCCGTGCTGGGCGACAACGATGAGTTCCTCGGGGCGATGGTGGTCAAGCTGGAGTTCCCGGAGCTGGAGCGCGAATGGAGCCAGGGCAGCGACACGCTATTGGTCAGCGATGCGCGCGGGATCATTTTCATCGCCAATCAGCCCGGCTGGCGCTATCGCTCGTTGCGGCCGCTGGACAGCCGCGATATGGCCGAGATCAAGCGCACGCGCCAGTACGACAAGCAATCGCTGAGCCCGCTGACGCACTTGTCACTGCGCCACTTCGACGACAACAGCGACCTGCGCCGGGTCGAAGGCCCGCAGGGCACGGCGGATTATCTGTGGGAGTCGCTGCCACTCACTGCCGAAGGCTGGACCTTGCATCTGTTGCGGCGCCCGCAAGTGGCCTTCGAAGATTTACGCAACGCCGGGTTGGCCGCTGCCGGGGTGTGGCTGGCACTGGTGTTTCTGCTGTTGTTCCTCAACCAGCGCTGGCGCCTGGCGAAAGTCCGCCAGCGCAACCGCGCAGAACTCGAACAACTGGTCGAAGAACGCACCCGCGACCTGCGCACCGCTCAGGACGGTCTGGTGCAATCGGCCAAGCTCGCGGCGCTGGGGCAGATGTCCGCAGCACTGGCCCACGAAATCAATCAGCCGCTGACCGCGCAACGCATGCAGCTCGCGACGCTGCGCCTGCTGCTCGACCATGGCCGCGTCGATGACGCGTACAAGGCGCTCAAACCGGTGGACGACATGCTCACGCGCATGGCGTCGCTCACCGGCCACCTGAAAACCTTCGCCCGCAAGAGCCCCAGCGGCCTGCGCGAACGGCTGGATCTGGCGACGGTGGTCGACCAGTCGCTGCAACTGCTCGACGCTCGTCTGCGCGACGAACAGATCAGCCTGGTGCTGCACCTGACGCGTCCGGCGTGGGTGCGTGGCGATGCGATACGCCTCGAACAGGTGCTGATCAATCTGTTGCGCAACGCCCTCGACGCGATGCAGGGCAAACCGTGCAAACGCCTGGAAATTCGCCTGGAAGTTGACGAACAACTGTGGCGCCTGAGCGTAATCGACAATGGCGGCGGGATTGCACAAGAGCACCTGAATCAGGTGTTCGACCCGTTCTTCACCACTAAACCCGTGGGTGACGGCCTCGGTCTGGGGCTGGCGGTATCCTTCGCTATCGTGCATGAATCCGGCGGCCGTTTGAGCGCCGAAAATGGCGAGTCCGGTGCGGTGTTCACCCTGACCCTGCCGATCGATCTGGAGGCGCACATCTGA
- a CDS encoding RHS repeat domain-containing protein has product MPARKVAYLRAVAGADVECQITRQHHDTSGHLTEQWDPRLHVPCLTTVYRLDGEPLKIDSVDAGWRLSLPGPGSQSLQRWDARGNHWRMSYDQQLRLMTVEENEFDVEVLTYAEASADAAHNLRGQLLEHEDHAGTLRIDSYALSGQPRTETRTFHDGEAFTSQRVFSPLGAVLEQIDAGQHRQQSQYGLAGQLKQVRLQLNGHTDWHSVLIEAQYNAASQIIEQVAGNRVRSRWTYDPADGRLHTHVCHKNAGPVLQDFEYFHDRVGNIVRIDDHGFQPVYFANQLIDGHRTFGYDSLYRLIRATGHDEGPLSDIPGLPQPSDPNNRLNYTQTYEYNAGGSLIKLQHVRAGASHTRQMRIDPQSNRGVRWTPGDAEPIFDRLFDRHGNLQALQPGQTLHWNTRDELASVILIHREDGRHDAEHYRYSQGERVFKRHETFTAQGAHFQQVRYLPGLEIRSKDNGEVLHVIQLDIGIGHVRCLHWAQEKPDELRYSLNDHLDSCELELDQQAQVISQEGYYPFGATAWMAARSVIEVSYRFIRYSGKEMDVSGLYYYGARYYAAWLQRWISADPAGDVDGLNLYAMVSNNPLCFVDNGGTEQTPSEAQQKVSEFSNVLTHMTSELQKLNYQLYNLTRTRDIYKTAAKKLAFSVATFAVAIKAGAVGSTVGAGVGSLSGPAAPIVMPVTSTVGAIFAAEASVKLMAKIGEETTLGYSIMPDQAALSVKSLQSKAKASPNSVRGTLESFNPQTSGGLVKIGLETTARSLGKHLKIPYLKQSLNIARQMAQLTEALNDSWGQGDLNRISARLDELTGYLDSQQAGLQQHLDTLAGAAPAPVKLIGIAQMPERADSDLAHLQQQMTVARGTIKHARDLLGRVSAYLALKQQAA; this is encoded by the coding sequence TTGCCCGCCAGGAAAGTGGCTTACCTGCGTGCGGTGGCGGGCGCCGACGTCGAATGCCAGATCACTCGCCAACACCACGACACGAGCGGACACCTGACCGAACAATGGGACCCGCGCCTCCACGTGCCTTGCCTGACTACGGTTTACCGGCTGGATGGCGAGCCATTGAAAATCGACAGCGTCGACGCCGGCTGGCGCCTGAGCCTGCCAGGCCCTGGCAGTCAATCACTGCAGCGCTGGGATGCCCGCGGTAACCACTGGCGCATGAGCTATGACCAGCAGTTGCGCTTGATGACGGTCGAGGAAAACGAGTTCGATGTCGAGGTACTGACTTACGCTGAAGCCTCGGCCGATGCCGCGCATAATCTGCGCGGCCAGTTGCTCGAACACGAAGACCACGCCGGTACACTGCGTATCGACAGCTATGCCCTGTCCGGTCAGCCTCGGACTGAAACACGTACCTTTCACGACGGCGAAGCATTCACCAGCCAGCGTGTTTTCAGTCCGCTGGGCGCGGTGCTGGAACAGATTGATGCGGGTCAACATCGACAGCAGTCACAGTACGGTCTGGCCGGGCAACTCAAGCAGGTTCGACTGCAGCTCAACGGACACACCGACTGGCACTCGGTATTGATCGAGGCGCAATACAACGCTGCCAGTCAGATCATCGAACAGGTGGCCGGCAACCGGGTGCGCAGCCGCTGGACGTATGACCCGGCCGATGGTCGATTGCACACCCATGTCTGCCACAAGAACGCTGGCCCTGTGTTGCAGGACTTCGAATATTTCCACGACCGGGTCGGTAACATCGTGCGCATCGATGACCATGGCTTTCAGCCGGTTTACTTCGCCAACCAGTTGATCGACGGCCACCGCACCTTCGGCTATGACTCGTTATACCGGTTGATCCGCGCGACCGGTCATGACGAAGGCCCACTCTCCGACATCCCGGGACTGCCACAGCCGAGCGACCCGAATAACCGCCTCAACTACACCCAGACCTACGAGTACAACGCCGGCGGCAGCCTGATCAAGCTGCAGCATGTACGGGCCGGTGCCAGCCACACCCGCCAGATGCGTATCGATCCACAGAGCAACCGCGGGGTGCGCTGGACGCCTGGCGATGCCGAACCGATATTCGACCGGTTGTTCGACCGTCACGGCAACCTGCAAGCGCTGCAACCGGGGCAAACATTGCACTGGAACACTCGTGACGAGCTGGCCAGCGTCATCCTGATCCACCGCGAGGACGGTCGACACGATGCCGAGCACTACCGTTACAGCCAGGGCGAGCGGGTGTTCAAGCGCCACGAGACCTTCACCGCACAAGGTGCTCATTTCCAGCAGGTGCGCTACTTGCCCGGGCTGGAAATCCGCTCGAAGGACAACGGTGAAGTACTGCACGTCATTCAACTGGACATCGGTATCGGCCATGTCCGGTGCCTGCATTGGGCACAGGAAAAACCCGACGAGCTCCGCTACAGCCTCAACGATCATCTGGACTCCTGTGAGCTGGAACTCGATCAACAGGCGCAAGTGATCAGCCAGGAAGGTTATTACCCGTTTGGCGCCACTGCGTGGATGGCCGCGCGTTCGGTGATCGAAGTCAGTTACCGGTTCATCCGTTATTCAGGCAAGGAAATGGATGTCAGCGGCCTGTATTACTACGGCGCCCGTTACTACGCCGCGTGGCTGCAGCGCTGGATCAGCGCCGACCCGGCAGGCGATGTTGACGGGCTGAACCTGTACGCGATGGTCAGCAACAACCCGTTGTGCTTCGTCGATAACGGCGGGACCGAACAGACGCCCAGCGAAGCACAGCAAAAAGTCAGCGAGTTTTCCAATGTGCTGACACACATGACCAGCGAATTGCAGAAGCTCAACTATCAGCTCTACAACCTCACGCGTACTCGCGACATCTACAAGACCGCCGCAAAAAAACTCGCGTTCAGCGTGGCAACGTTTGCCGTGGCGATCAAGGCCGGTGCCGTAGGGAGCACCGTCGGTGCCGGTGTCGGTAGCCTGAGCGGTCCCGCCGCGCCAATTGTGATGCCGGTGACATCAACGGTAGGGGCCATTTTCGCCGCAGAGGCGTCAGTCAAGCTCATGGCCAAGATCGGCGAAGAAACCACGCTCGGCTATTCGATCATGCCGGATCAGGCCGCGCTTTCGGTGAAAAGCCTGCAAAGCAAAGCCAAGGCTTCGCCGAACTCAGTGAGGGGGACCCTGGAAAGCTTCAATCCGCAGACCTCAGGGGGCCTGGTAAAGATCGGTCTGGAAACCACCGCCCGGTCATTGGGCAAACACCTCAAGATTCCTTACCTGAAACAGTCATTGAACATCGCCCGCCAAATGGCCCAACTCACAGAAGCGCTCAACGACTCATGGGGGCAGGGAGACCTGAACCGCATCAGCGCGCGGCTGGATGAATTGACCGGTTACCTCGACAGCCAGCAGGCCGGCCTCCAGCAACACCTCGACACGCTGGCCGGTGCAGCGCCTGCACCGGTAAAACTGATTGGCATCGCCCAGATGCCGGAGCGTGCCGACAGCGACCTGGCACACCTGCAACAACAAATGACGGTGGCTCGCGGCACCATCAAGCACGCCAGGGATTTGCTGGGTCGGGTATCGGCCTATCTGGCGCTGAAACAGCAAGCGGCATAG
- a CDS encoding MFS transporter produces MDNSNALPLGSAAAPAKARTTASRIKSIFSGSVGNMVEWYDWYVYAAFSLYFAKTFFPAGSTTAQLMNTAAIFAVGFLMRPIGGWLMGLYADKVGRKKALMASVYLMCFGSLLIALSPNYETIGIGAPILLVFARLLQGLSVGGEYGTSATYLSEMATKERRGFFSSFQYVTLISGQLIALGVLIVLQNMLTTEQLYAWGWRIPFAIGALCAIVALYLRRGMEETESFTKKEKSKESAMRTLMRHPKELLTVVGLTMGGTLAFYTYTTYMQKYLVNTVGMSISDSTTISAATLFLFMCLQPIIGGLSDKIGRRPILIAFGVLGTIFTVPILMTLHTIQSWWGAFFLIMAALIIVSGYTSINAVVKAELFPTEIRALGVGLPYALTVSIFGGTAEYIALWFKSIGMETGYYWYVTACIAVSLLVYITMKDTQKHSRIVTD; encoded by the coding sequence ATGGATAACTCCAACGCCCTGCCCCTTGGGTCGGCTGCCGCGCCCGCCAAAGCAAGAACCACCGCCAGCCGGATCAAATCGATTTTCAGCGGTTCTGTCGGCAACATGGTCGAGTGGTACGACTGGTACGTCTACGCCGCCTTCTCGCTGTACTTCGCCAAGACCTTCTTCCCCGCCGGTTCCACCACCGCCCAACTGATGAACACCGCCGCGATCTTCGCCGTAGGTTTCCTGATGCGCCCGATCGGTGGCTGGCTGATGGGTCTGTACGCGGACAAGGTCGGTCGCAAGAAAGCCTTGATGGCCTCGGTTTATTTGATGTGCTTCGGCTCGCTGCTGATCGCTCTGAGCCCGAACTACGAAACCATCGGCATCGGCGCGCCGATCCTGCTGGTGTTCGCGCGACTGCTGCAAGGCCTGTCAGTCGGCGGCGAGTACGGCACCTCGGCCACCTACCTCTCGGAGATGGCGACCAAGGAACGTCGCGGCTTCTTCTCCAGCTTCCAGTACGTGACCCTGATCTCCGGCCAGCTCATCGCGCTGGGCGTACTGATCGTGCTGCAGAACATGCTGACCACTGAGCAGCTGTACGCGTGGGGCTGGCGTATTCCGTTCGCCATCGGCGCACTGTGCGCCATCGTCGCGCTGTACCTGCGTCGCGGCATGGAAGAAACCGAGTCGTTCACCAAGAAAGAGAAGTCCAAGGAAAGCGCGATGCGCACCTTGATGCGCCACCCGAAAGAACTGCTGACCGTGGTCGGCCTGACCATGGGCGGTACGCTGGCGTTCTACACCTACACCACCTACATGCAGAAATACCTGGTGAACACCGTCGGCATGAGCATCTCCGACTCGACCACCATTTCTGCCGCCACGCTGTTCCTGTTCATGTGCCTGCAACCGATCATCGGTGGCCTGTCCGATAAAATCGGTCGTCGCCCGATCCTGATCGCCTTCGGCGTGCTCGGGACGATCTTCACCGTGCCGATCCTGATGACCCTGCACACCATCCAGAGCTGGTGGGGCGCGTTCTTCCTGATCATGGCGGCACTGATCATCGTCAGCGGCTACACCTCGATCAACGCCGTGGTGAAGGCCGAGCTGTTCCCGACCGAAATCCGCGCGCTGGGCGTCGGCCTGCCGTACGCACTGACCGTGTCGATCTTCGGCGGTACCGCCGAATACATCGCGCTGTGGTTCAAGAGCATCGGCATGGAAACCGGTTACTACTGGTACGTGACCGCGTGCATCGCGGTGTCGCTGCTGGTGTACATCACCATGAAAGACACGCAGAAACACTCGCGGATCGTGACTGACTGA
- a CDS encoding sigma-54-dependent transcriptional regulator — protein sequence MLNSVMVVDDESSIRSAVEQWLSLSGFEVQLFSRAEDCLAVLPAHFPGVILSDVRMPGLSGLQLLAEVQRRDADLPVILLTGHGDVPMAVEAMRDGAYDFLEKPFSPETLLGSLRRALDKRRLVMENRALHEQADHRARLDATLLGVSRGMQTLRRQVLDLAALPVNVLIRGETGSGKELIARCLHDFGPRADKPFVALNCAAIPEQLFEAELFGHESGAFTGASGKRIGKLEYADGGTLFLDEIESMPLAQQVKLLRVLQEQKLERLGSNQSIRVDLRIVAATKPDLLDEARAGRFREDLAYRLNVAELRLPPLRDRREDIPLLFESFAFSAAQRLGRTFPPLSGAQLSHLLSHDWPGNVRELANVAERQVLGLDEPVQGIDPGQSLAAQQEAFEAQCLRAALTRHKGDVKAVLEELQLPRRTFNEKLQRHGLSREMFVSS from the coding sequence ATGCTCAATTCGGTGATGGTGGTCGATGACGAAAGCAGTATTCGCAGCGCTGTCGAACAGTGGCTGAGCCTGTCGGGATTCGAGGTGCAGTTGTTCAGCCGCGCCGAAGATTGCCTGGCGGTACTGCCCGCGCACTTCCCCGGGGTGATTCTCAGCGATGTGCGCATGCCCGGGCTCAGTGGCCTGCAGTTGTTGGCCGAAGTGCAGCGCCGTGACGCCGACCTGCCGGTGATTCTGCTGACCGGCCACGGCGATGTGCCGATGGCGGTCGAAGCCATGCGCGACGGTGCCTACGACTTTCTGGAAAAACCGTTCAGCCCGGAAACCCTGCTCGGCAGCCTGCGCCGGGCGCTCGACAAGCGTCGGCTGGTAATGGAAAACCGCGCCCTGCACGAACAGGCCGACCACCGCGCCAGGCTCGATGCCACGCTGCTCGGCGTGTCCCGTGGCATGCAGACCTTGCGCCGGCAGGTGCTGGATCTGGCGGCGCTGCCGGTCAACGTGTTGATCCGTGGCGAAACCGGCAGCGGCAAGGAACTGATCGCCCGCTGCCTGCACGACTTCGGCCCGCGCGCGGACAAACCGTTTGTGGCGCTCAACTGTGCGGCGATCCCCGAGCAACTGTTCGAGGCTGAATTGTTCGGCCACGAGAGCGGCGCCTTCACCGGCGCCTCTGGCAAGCGCATCGGCAAGCTGGAGTACGCCGACGGCGGCACACTGTTTCTCGATGAAATCGAAAGCATGCCGCTGGCCCAGCAGGTGAAACTGCTGCGAGTGTTGCAGGAACAGAAGCTGGAGCGCCTGGGCTCGAACCAGAGCATTCGCGTCGACCTGCGGATCGTCGCCGCGACCAAACCCGACTTGCTCGATGAAGCCCGGGCCGGACGCTTTCGTGAGGACCTGGCCTATCGCCTGAACGTCGCCGAGCTGCGCCTGCCGCCACTGCGCGATCGCCGCGAAGACATTCCGCTGCTGTTCGAGTCGTTTGCCTTCAGCGCCGCTCAGCGCCTGGGCCGCACCTTCCCGCCGTTGAGCGGAGCGCAATTGAGCCACCTGCTCAGCCACGACTGGCCGGGCAATGTGCGTGAACTGGCGAACGTCGCCGAGCGTCAGGTGCTGGGGCTGGACGAGCCGGTGCAGGGCATCGACCCGGGCCAGTCCCTCGCCGCGCAGCAGGAAGCCTTCGAAGCCCAATGCCTGCGCGCCGCGCTGACCCGGCACAAGGGTGACGTGAAAGCGGTGCTGGAGGAGTTGCAGCTGCCGCGCCGCACGTTCAATGAGAAGCTGCAGCGGCATGGGTTGAGTCGGGAGATGTTTGTCAGCTCCTAA
- a CDS encoding COG4705 family protein — MNKLPQITLAFWVMKICATTLGETAGDLLSMTLNVGYALSSLILISVFVLTLITQLMARTYKPLLYWIVILSTSTAGTTMSDFMDRTLELGYATGSMILIAILLAIFAAWRLSGDSLNVNKVQTLRGEMFYWMAILFSNTLGTALGDYLADDSGLGFAGGALLIGSTIAVVVALKYFTKISTVLLFWVAFVLTRPFGATLGDLMTKTHEKGGLDFGTIGSSAVLAGILLVMIVGASYVQKRYGKPQIAV; from the coding sequence ATGAATAAACTGCCTCAAATCACCCTGGCGTTCTGGGTCATGAAAATCTGCGCGACGACCCTGGGGGAAACCGCGGGGGATTTGCTGTCGATGACCCTCAACGTCGGGTACGCCCTCAGCTCGCTGATCCTGATCAGCGTATTCGTGCTGACGCTGATCACCCAATTGATGGCCAGGACCTACAAGCCGCTGCTGTACTGGATCGTGATTCTGTCCACCAGCACCGCCGGCACCACCATGTCCGACTTCATGGACCGCACCCTCGAACTGGGTTACGCCACCGGGTCGATGATCCTGATTGCGATTCTGCTGGCGATCTTCGCGGCCTGGCGCCTGAGCGGCGATTCGCTGAACGTCAACAAGGTGCAGACCTTGCGGGGCGAGATGTTCTACTGGATGGCGATTCTGTTTTCCAACACCCTGGGCACCGCGCTGGGCGACTACCTGGCCGATGATTCGGGCCTGGGCTTTGCCGGTGGCGCACTGCTGATCGGCTCGACCATTGCCGTGGTCGTGGCGCTCAAATACTTCACGAAGATTTCGACTGTGCTGCTGTTCTGGGTAGCGTTCGTGCTGACCCGGCCGTTCGGTGCGACCCTGGGCGACTTGATGACCAAAACTCATGAGAAGGGTGGTCTGGACTTCGGCACCATCGGCTCGTCGGCAGTGCTGGCGGGGATTCTGCTGGTGATGATTGTCGGTGCGTCGTATGTGCAGAAACGCTATGGCAAGCCGCAGATTGCCGTTTGA
- a CDS encoding RHS repeat-associated core domain-containing protein yields MATSLFHHTPTLRSHDPRHLPVRQVEYLRQVAGEAAQALVSRHLHDPAGRLVTQRDPRLFDGASPPNLQTIYTLDARPLCVDSVDAGWRLMLPGLGGEERQRWDQRGNHWQYEHDLLLRVIAVTENAQAGTECYSYADHNANAGFNLRGALTTQTDPSGNVVFSSYSLLGQGMSETRTLVDATGTFTTQRHYDPLGNILQLTDAGGHRQQSQYDVAGQLQQLSLQLAGSDTAQPVVSETRYNADGQLIEQLAGNGVRRSQHYDPADARLLRLLAYKDPAAPLQDLHYVYDPAGNILSIEDHTLATVYFANQRVDGNRHFVYDSLYRLIESRGFEGETPPQSPGLPQPIQPIDPGQRFNYREYYRYDEGNNLVELQHVREGHNFTQQMIIDPHSNRGVRWKTGDPEPVFAEHFDLHGNQLRLQPGTQPLLWDNRDQLARATLLQHSNGLPDDEEIYRYSQGERVYKCSLSHTPSVTHRREVRYLPGLEIHARSDGQHLHVIILPGVRCLHWLSGRPPGLEDDQLRYSLDDHLGSCALELDHRAAVISLEHYYPFGGTAWWAARSALEASYKTIRYSGQEMDASGLYYYGARYYAPWLQRWISADPAGDVDGLNLYAFVGNNPAGFIDTDGRALSDFLQPETREERDLRKARGAEQNRRRRARVELSSQVERHLNILALSLRRGLDAQQQILNHRTTSDFAGSTLRRSATHIAGQVVAYGGGIAVGIGAQALGVAAPGVGNVAGVVIGFAAKKTISLLWDYAAERTGASASIKFKASRVSAEKIIKKAEYKTMSPLSYMEQKYAKMLPDTQKGAFKGLKESTSTAISLGAKQITPSMAAEVSATASALLGAVEIGHEIAGAVGGLTAEKIAQGERNLTGLIDTLQGNLSEVANYFEIAGVDAIHTFGLFKDSPGDSVESLTQTTQAVITELAYARTMLLSHSHKFSHV; encoded by the coding sequence ATGGCGACGTCGCTGTTTCACCACACCCCAACCCTGCGTAGCCACGACCCTCGGCACTTGCCGGTGCGTCAGGTGGAATACTTGCGTCAGGTCGCAGGTGAAGCAGCGCAGGCCCTCGTCAGCCGTCATCTGCATGACCCTGCCGGCCGCTTGGTGACACAGCGCGATCCGCGCCTTTTCGACGGTGCGTCGCCGCCCAATCTGCAAACGATCTATACGCTGGATGCTCGTCCGTTGTGTGTCGACAGCGTGGACGCCGGCTGGCGACTGATGTTGCCGGGGCTCGGCGGTGAAGAACGGCAACGCTGGGACCAGCGCGGCAACCACTGGCAGTATGAGCACGACTTATTGCTCCGCGTGATCGCCGTCACTGAAAACGCGCAGGCCGGGACCGAGTGCTACAGCTACGCGGACCACAACGCGAATGCCGGGTTTAACCTGCGCGGCGCATTGACCACGCAAACAGATCCGTCCGGCAACGTAGTGTTCAGCAGCTATAGCCTGCTCGGCCAGGGAATGAGTGAAACGCGCACCCTCGTCGACGCAACCGGCACCTTCACCACCCAGAGGCATTACGATCCGCTGGGCAATATATTGCAGCTCACCGACGCCGGCGGCCACCGGCAACAGTCGCAATACGACGTCGCCGGGCAGTTGCAGCAACTGTCGCTACAGCTGGCGGGCTCCGACACGGCGCAACCGGTGGTCAGCGAAACACGCTACAACGCTGACGGCCAGCTGATCGAGCAACTGGCCGGCAACGGCGTTCGCCGCAGCCAGCATTACGATCCGGCCGACGCTCGTCTGCTCCGCTTGCTGGCGTACAAGGACCCGGCCGCTCCACTGCAGGACCTGCATTATGTCTACGACCCGGCAGGCAACATCCTGAGCATCGAGGACCACACTCTGGCCACGGTGTACTTTGCCAACCAGCGCGTCGATGGCAATCGACACTTTGTCTACGACTCGTTGTATCGCCTGATCGAAAGCCGCGGCTTCGAGGGCGAAACACCCCCACAATCGCCGGGGCTGCCGCAGCCGATTCAGCCCATCGATCCCGGGCAACGCTTCAACTACCGCGAATATTACCGGTATGACGAGGGCAACAACCTTGTCGAGTTACAGCATGTGCGTGAAGGCCACAACTTCACTCAGCAGATGATCATCGATCCACACAGCAACCGAGGGGTACGCTGGAAAACCGGTGATCCCGAACCGGTCTTCGCTGAACACTTCGACCTGCACGGTAATCAACTGCGTCTGCAACCCGGCACCCAGCCACTGCTGTGGGACAACCGCGATCAACTGGCCCGTGCGACATTGCTGCAGCACAGCAATGGTCTGCCCGACGATGAGGAAATCTATCGCTACAGCCAGGGTGAGCGCGTCTACAAGTGCTCACTGAGCCATACCCCGTCAGTCACGCACCGCCGCGAGGTACGTTATCTGCCGGGGCTGGAAATCCACGCCCGCAGCGACGGCCAGCACCTGCACGTCATCATCCTGCCCGGCGTCCGCTGCCTGCACTGGCTCAGTGGTCGGCCACCTGGACTGGAAGACGATCAACTGCGTTACAGCCTCGACGATCACCTCGGTTCCTGCGCACTGGAACTGGACCACCGCGCCGCCGTCATCAGCCTGGAGCATTACTACCCGTTCGGTGGCACAGCGTGGTGGGCTGCCCGCTCAGCGCTTGAAGCCAGCTACAAAACCATCCGCTACTCGGGTCAGGAGATGGACGCCAGCGGTCTCTATTATTACGGCGCCCGCTATTACGCACCGTGGCTGCAACGCTGGATCAGTGCCGACCCGGCCGGGGATGTCGATGGACTGAATCTGTATGCCTTTGTCGGTAACAATCCGGCAGGTTTCATCGACACCGATGGCCGGGCCCTGAGCGATTTTCTTCAGCCCGAAACCCGCGAGGAACGTGACCTGAGAAAGGCACGAGGCGCCGAGCAGAATCGACGACGCCGAGCACGGGTGGAATTGTCATCTCAGGTCGAACGGCATTTGAACATTCTGGCCCTGTCATTGCGCCGTGGTCTGGATGCTCAACAGCAGATTCTCAATCACCGCACGACATCTGACTTCGCCGGCTCGACCCTGCGCCGCAGTGCGACGCATATCGCTGGACAGGTGGTCGCCTATGGTGGCGGAATCGCAGTGGGCATCGGTGCCCAGGCGCTGGGCGTTGCAGCCCCGGGCGTAGGCAACGTGGCAGGGGTTGTGATCGGATTCGCGGCGAAAAAAACCATCAGCCTGCTGTGGGACTATGCAGCCGAACGCACAGGCGCCAGCGCCTCGATCAAATTCAAGGCCAGCCGGGTATCGGCCGAAAAAATCATCAAGAAGGCCGAGTACAAGACTATGTCGCCCTTGAGCTACATGGAGCAGAAGTACGCAAAAATGCTTCCTGACACGCAAAAAGGCGCGTTCAAGGGCTTGAAGGAAAGCACCAGCACCGCCATCAGTCTGGGGGCCAAACAGATCACCCCGAGCATGGCAGCCGAGGTCAGTGCTACCGCCAGCGCCCTGCTGGGTGCTGTGGAAATCGGCCATGAAATCGCCGGTGCTGTCGGCGGTCTGACAGCGGAAAAAATTGCCCAGGGCGAGCGCAACCTGACGGGTCTGATCGATACCCTGCAAGGCAATCTGTCCGAAGTTGCCAATTATTTCGAAATAGCCGGTGTCGATGCCATTCACACCTTCGGCCTGTTCAAGGATAGCCCCGGCGACAGCGTCGAAAGCCTGACACAGACAACCCAGGCAGTGATCACCGAACTGGCCTACGCCAGAACCATGCTGCTCTCACATTCACACAAATTCAGCCATGTCTGA